The window GAGGAAAACTTTCAATAATTAAAGAATTATTCCAGGATTTAAGTGATATAAATAGTGATATTGAATTGCGAAATGAAGTAAAAAAAATTGCTGAAAGATTAGATTTAACTGAGGAAAGTATTTTCAAAGATTTAATCCAATATAAAAAGGGTAATAGACAATTAGCAAATATTTTAACTAATACCTCAGTAGAATCAACTCATGTTAATGCTGAAAAAATATTAATAGGCACTATGTTACAAAGAAGAGACTATATTGAAAGGATATTTTCTGAATTACAGGTAAAGGATTTTACTATATCAGAGCACAAGGAAATTGTTTCCACTATTATGAATTTATTTGATAAAGGTGAAAAGATATCTTTACAAAAAGTGATGGATAAAATTGAAAAGCCCGATATAATTAGTTTAATATCACGGATTATGCTAAGAGATGTTATTTCATTGGATACAGGTGCCATTGAGCGTTCAATTAAAGCCATTAAAACAAATAAACTCAAATTAGAATTAGGTAGGATTAAAGGTGCCATACAAGAAGAGGAAAAAAGAAATAAGGAAGTAACTCCTGAACTTTTACAGGAATACCAGGAAATAATGCATAAAATAAAAACAATGGCATGATATTTATTTTAAGTTTATTAATTATAAAATATTGATATACAGAGGAGCTTATTATATGGCTAAGAAAAAAGAGATAGATAAGCTAATTGAGAAAGGGAAAGAGAAAAACTATGTTACTTTCCAGGAGATTGAAAATTACCTGGAAGATGAAATATTGAATATAAATAAGATTGAAGATTTATATGATACCTTGAATAGATATGGTGTAGATGTTATAGATGAAGAAGAAGATAAAGAAGATGATTTTATTTCTGAAAAAGAAAAGCCAAAGAAAAAAGGTACCCTAGCCATTTCTAAAAAAGAGGCAGATGCTAATTTGATAATTGGTAGAGGTATTGAGCTTGATGATCCGGTAAAAATGTATCTAAAGGAAATTGGACAGATAAGACTATTAACTGCTGATGAAGAGATAGAATTAGCTAAACGCATGGAAGCTGGAGATGAAGAGGCTAAAAGAATACTAGTTCAATCCAATCTAAGATTAGTAGTCAGTATTGCCAAGCGCTATGTTGGGAGAGGTATGCTTTTTTTAGATTTAATTCAGGAAGGGAATATGGGTTTAATTAGGGCAGTAGAAAAATTTGATTATCGTCGAGGTTATAAGTTTAGCACTTATGCAACCTGGTGGATCAGGCAGGCTATTACCAGAGCTATTGCTGATCAAGCTAGAACTATAAGAGTTCCAGTTCACATGGTTGAAACAATCAATAAACTGGTACGGGTATCCAGACTTCTTCTGCAAGAATTGGGCAGAGAACCAATTATAGAAGAGATTGCGGAAAGAATGGAATTGCCTCTGGAAAAGATTAAGGAAATTATTAAAACAGCCCAGGAACCGGTTTCTTTGGAAAGTCCTATTGGAAAAGAAGATGATAGCCATCTGGGAGATTTCATTGAGGACGAAGATTCACCAGCACCACCGAAAATAGCTTCTCATACTTTATTAAAAGAACAATTGGATGATGTCTTAAAAACATTGACCTACCGGGAAAAACGTGTTCTGGAATTAAGATTTGGTATTGCTGACGGACACCCTCATACCTTAGAAGAAGTAGGTCGAGAATTCGGTGTTACCAGGGAAAGGATAAGACAGATAGAAGCAAAGGCTCTTCGAAAGCTAAGACACCCCAGCCGAAGTAAAAAATTAAGAGATTATCTGGATTAGAGGAACAAAGAGATGCTCTTAATAAAAATTAATCTGAGTAATAAAAAGAAAAATATTTAATTACTGTTGACCTTTAGCACTTTTTAGATTATAATAATTTTTGCGTTATTCCTCGGTAGCTCAATGGTGGAGCATCCGGCTGTTAACCGGAGGGTTGTAGGTTCGAATCCTACCCGGGGAGCCAGAAAAGTATAGCCCTTCAGCATTAAGCTGAGGGGCTTTTTTATTATTATAAATTGTCATAACAGGCATAATAAAAGAATCAGAAATTTATTAAAGGCTGAATTGATAAAGCAATATATACATAACAAATTATTAAAACCTGGAAAAGGATGTAAGAAGTTTAAAAAAATCAAAAAAAGCGAGTGTGTGTTATATTTTCTGTAAAAGTGAAAAACGTTAATTAAAATAATAGCTTGAAATGGGCCATCAAGAACCTCCATAATAAATAGATGATACTCTAAAAAAATTAAGG is drawn from Atribacterota bacterium and contains these coding sequences:
- the rpoD gene encoding RNA polymerase sigma factor RpoD, whose amino-acid sequence is MAKKKEIDKLIEKGKEKNYVTFQEIENYLEDEILNINKIEDLYDTLNRYGVDVIDEEEDKEDDFISEKEKPKKKGTLAISKKEADANLIIGRGIELDDPVKMYLKEIGQIRLLTADEEIELAKRMEAGDEEAKRILVQSNLRLVVSIAKRYVGRGMLFLDLIQEGNMGLIRAVEKFDYRRGYKFSTYATWWIRQAITRAIADQARTIRVPVHMVETINKLVRVSRLLLQELGREPIIEEIAERMELPLEKIKEIIKTAQEPVSLESPIGKEDDSHLGDFIEDEDSPAPPKIASHTLLKEQLDDVLKTLTYREKRVLELRFGIADGHPHTLEEVGREFGVTRERIRQIEAKALRKLRHPSRSKKLRDYLD